One window of Corynebacterium sp. P3-F1 genomic DNA carries:
- a CDS encoding phosphate uptake regulator PhoU, whose product MRTIYREHLNAFSKDLQIMSDTVRRVMTYASKALIDASLDDAEAALTEADTLKEIRVRCEERSMALLALENPVASDLRQVFTSIYIVEDFNRMGALARHIAGIARLRHPDYVYDETMRPTVVELARLVDTMSDLIHDQLISPDVDGALEMSKFDDELDALNEHLLSSVTARSWEGSNRVAVDLALVGRYYERYADHCVNVAARIVFLVTGLTPERYVSRKDAEGHDVEMDERFRELERYFSQGN is encoded by the coding sequence CGCGAGCACCTCAACGCATTTTCCAAGGACTTGCAGATCATGAGCGACACGGTGCGCAGAGTCATGACGTACGCATCCAAGGCGCTTATCGACGCCTCCCTGGACGACGCCGAAGCTGCCCTCACCGAGGCCGACACGCTAAAGGAGATCCGTGTCCGCTGCGAGGAACGCAGCATGGCTCTTCTCGCACTCGAGAACCCCGTCGCATCCGACCTGCGGCAAGTGTTCACGTCCATCTACATCGTGGAGGACTTCAACCGCATGGGTGCCCTTGCCCGCCACATTGCCGGCATCGCGCGGCTGCGGCACCCCGACTACGTCTACGACGAGACCATGCGTCCGACTGTCGTGGAGCTCGCCCGCCTCGTGGACACCATGAGCGACCTCATCCACGATCAGCTCATCAGCCCCGACGTGGACGGGGCGCTGGAAATGAGCAAATTCGACGACGAGCTCGATGCCCTCAATGAGCACCTGCTTAGTTCCGTCACCGCGCGCTCCTGGGAAGGATCGAACCGCGTCGCCGTCGACCTCGCCCTCGTCGGCCGCTACTACGAACGCTATGCCGACCACTGCGTGAACGTGGCTGCCCGCATCGTCTTCCTCGTCACAGGCCTCACGCCCGAGCGCTACGTGAGCAGGAAAGACGCGGAAGGGCACGACGTGGAAATGGATGAGCGATTCCGCGAACTCGAGCGCTACTTCAGCCAGGGCAACTAG
- the pstB gene encoding phosphate ABC transporter ATP-binding protein PstB — translation MSIKLQLNDLDIYYGDFHAVQSVNMDIPAQAVTAFIGPSGCGKSTVLRTLNRMHEVIPNASVDGEVLLDGHDIYAKNVDPVAVRNTIGMVFQKANPFPTMSIEDNVVAGLKLSGEKNKAKLKEIAERSLRGANLWDEVKDRLDKPGGGLSGGQQQRLCIARAIAVQPEVLLMDEPCSALDPISTLAVEDLIHELKDDYTIVIVTHNMQQAARVSDKTAFFSLEATGKPGHLVEFNDTNTIFENPESKETEDYIAGRFG, via the coding sequence ATGTCTATCAAGCTCCAGTTGAACGACCTCGACATTTACTACGGCGACTTCCACGCCGTGCAGAGTGTCAACATGGATATTCCCGCACAGGCCGTGACCGCGTTCATCGGCCCGTCCGGCTGCGGTAAGTCCACCGTGCTGCGCACCCTGAACCGCATGCACGAGGTCATCCCGAACGCGTCCGTCGACGGCGAAGTGCTTCTCGACGGCCACGACATCTACGCCAAGAACGTCGACCCGGTGGCTGTCCGCAACACCATCGGCATGGTGTTCCAGAAGGCGAACCCGTTCCCGACCATGTCCATCGAGGACAACGTCGTCGCCGGCCTGAAGCTATCCGGCGAGAAGAACAAGGCCAAGCTCAAGGAAATTGCTGAGCGTTCCCTGCGCGGCGCGAACCTCTGGGACGAGGTCAAGGATCGTTTGGACAAGCCGGGCGGCGGCCTTTCCGGTGGTCAGCAGCAGCGTCTGTGCATCGCCCGTGCGATCGCAGTCCAGCCTGAGGTTCTGCTCATGGACGAGCCGTGTTCCGCTCTGGACCCGATCTCTACCCTCGCTGTGGAGGACCTCATCCACGAGCTGAAGGATGACTACACCATCGTTATCGTGACCCACAACATGCAGCAGGCTGCTCGTGTGTCCGACAAGACCGCGTTCTTCTCCCTTGAGGCGACCGGTAAGCCGGGCCACCTCGTGGAGTTCAACGACACCAACACCATCTTCGAGAATCCTGAGAGTAAGGAGACCGAGGACTACATCGCCGGCCGCTTCGGTTAA
- the pstA gene encoding phosphate ABC transporter permease PstA → MSTAYPGNNAGESKKDAQVSETVPANSGAAAATATRAKAKPVSGNPFTDISSGRKTTNSLMGGLMWLAMILALIPLLWLLFTLVSRGYHAIITPEWWTEDMVGVRNRAEGGGALHAIAGTIMQTLIASLFSIPIGIFTAIYLVEYSNGNKLGKLTTFMVDILSGVPSIVSALFIYALWITILGQQRSGFAVSLSLILLMVPVVVRNTEEMLRVVPMDLREASYALGVPKWKTIARIVLPTALSGIVTGIMLAIARVMGESAPVLILVGSTPMTNWFGLFDQPQSSLPLFMLDMWKSGSAEPVLNRLWGAALTLVILVVVLNLLARFIASKFSVKK, encoded by the coding sequence ATGAGCACTGCATACCCCGGTAACAACGCTGGCGAGTCCAAGAAGGACGCCCAAGTGTCGGAGACCGTCCCAGCCAACTCTGGTGCTGCGGCCGCGACAGCCACCCGTGCGAAAGCGAAGCCGGTAAGTGGCAACCCGTTCACCGACATTTCCTCGGGTCGCAAGACCACCAACTCCCTGATGGGCGGCCTCATGTGGTTGGCGATGATCCTCGCGCTCATCCCGCTGCTGTGGCTGCTGTTCACCCTCGTGTCCCGCGGCTACCACGCCATCATCACCCCGGAGTGGTGGACTGAAGACATGGTAGGTGTCCGCAACCGCGCTGAAGGCGGCGGCGCCCTCCACGCGATCGCCGGTACGATCATGCAGACCCTGATCGCGTCCCTGTTCTCCATTCCGATCGGTATCTTCACCGCTATCTACCTGGTGGAGTACTCCAACGGCAACAAGCTGGGCAAGCTGACCACCTTCATGGTGGACATCCTCTCCGGTGTCCCGTCGATCGTTTCCGCCCTGTTCATCTACGCACTGTGGATCACCATTTTGGGTCAGCAGCGTTCCGGTTTCGCCGTGTCGCTCTCCTTGATCCTGCTCATGGTTCCGGTAGTTGTCCGTAACACTGAAGAGATGCTCCGCGTCGTCCCCATGGACTTGCGCGAGGCGTCGTACGCCCTTGGTGTGCCGAAGTGGAAGACCATTGCGCGCATCGTGCTTCCGACCGCCCTGTCCGGCATTGTCACCGGTATCATGCTGGCCATCGCCCGTGTCATGGGTGAGTCCGCTCCGGTGCTGATCCTCGTCGGCTCCACGCCGATGACCAACTGGTTCGGCCTGTTCGACCAGCCGCAGTCCTCGCTGCCGCTGTTCATGCTCGACATGTGGAAGTCCGGTTCCGCCGAGCCGGTCCTCAACCGCCTGTGGGGTGCAGCCCTCACCCTGGTCATCCTCGTCGTTGTCCTGAACCTTCTGGCCCGTTTCATCGCGTCGAAGTTCTCGGTCAAGAAGTAA